In Vibrio neptunius, the following are encoded in one genomic region:
- the xdhB gene encoding xanthine dehydrogenase molybdopterin binding subunit, producing MSNAHHQTMTQEEMVAIVKQDLKTGVGKSVKHDSAPKQVTGEAVYIDDRLEFPNQLHVYARLSTQAHAKITKLDVSPCYEFEGVAIAITHEDVPGQLDIGAILPGDPLLADGLVQYYGQPVLAVAANDMETARKAAQAAIVEYEALPPVLNVKEALEKEWFVTESHQQKRGDSAAALAKAKHVIEGDLEIGGQEHFYLETQVSSVMPTEDGGMVVYTSTQNPTEVQKLVAKVLGIAMHKVVIDMRRMGGGFGGKETQAAAPACMAAVIAHLTKRPTKMRLPRMEDMTMTGKRHPFYNQYKIGFNDDGVIKGADIIVTGNCGYSPDLSSSIVDRAMFHSDNAYYLGDATVTGHRCKTNIASNTAYRGFGGPQGMMTIEHIMDEIARYLGKDPLEVRKANYYGGEGRNVTHYYQTVEDNFLPEITEQLEQSSDYHARRKAIAEFNKQSPILKKGLALTPVKFGISFTATFLNQAGALIHIYTDGSIHLNHGGTEMGQGLNIKVAQIVAEAFQVDVERIQITATNTDKVPNTSPTAASSGADLNGKAAQNAALTIKQRLIDFAASHYKVSAEEVVFKNGMVMIRDEILTFEAFVQLAYFNQVSLSSTGFYRTPKIYYDHEKARGRPFYYFAYGASCSEVIVDTLTGEYKILRADILHDVGTSLNPAIDIGQVEGGFLQGVGWLTTEELIWNEQGRLMTNGPASYKIPAIADMPIEFHTHLLENRANPEDTVFNSKAVGEPPFMLGMSVWSALKDAIASVAVEGAIPKLDTPATPERVLMAIAKVSQPQTTPEQAEKA from the coding sequence GAGATGGTCGCCATCGTAAAGCAGGATCTGAAAACCGGCGTTGGTAAAAGCGTAAAACACGACAGTGCCCCGAAGCAGGTCACAGGTGAAGCGGTTTATATTGATGACCGTTTGGAATTCCCTAACCAGTTGCATGTGTATGCACGCCTGAGCACTCAAGCTCATGCTAAAATCACCAAATTGGATGTCTCGCCGTGTTACGAATTTGAAGGCGTTGCGATTGCCATCACCCACGAAGACGTACCGGGCCAGTTGGATATCGGTGCCATTCTGCCCGGTGATCCACTGCTTGCTGACGGCCTGGTTCAATACTATGGCCAACCCGTACTTGCTGTTGCCGCAAATGATATGGAAACCGCACGCAAAGCTGCGCAAGCCGCCATTGTTGAATACGAAGCCCTACCACCAGTACTCAACGTGAAAGAAGCGCTAGAGAAAGAGTGGTTTGTCACTGAGAGCCACCAGCAAAAACGTGGTGACTCAGCGGCTGCACTTGCCAAAGCAAAACACGTGATTGAAGGCGATCTGGAGATTGGAGGCCAGGAACACTTCTACCTTGAAACTCAGGTCAGCAGCGTGATGCCAACCGAAGATGGCGGCATGGTCGTTTATACCTCGACACAAAACCCAACTGAAGTACAAAAGCTGGTCGCCAAAGTGCTTGGGATTGCGATGCACAAAGTCGTAATAGACATGCGTCGCATGGGTGGCGGTTTCGGGGGTAAAGAAACGCAAGCCGCAGCGCCAGCGTGTATGGCGGCAGTTATTGCACACCTAACTAAACGCCCAACTAAAATGCGTCTGCCGCGCATGGAAGACATGACCATGACGGGCAAGCGTCACCCATTTTACAACCAGTACAAAATCGGATTTAACGATGATGGCGTCATTAAGGGGGCTGATATCATCGTAACGGGTAACTGTGGTTACTCTCCGGATCTGTCGAGCTCGATTGTTGACCGTGCCATGTTCCACTCAGACAACGCGTATTACCTTGGTGATGCCACCGTGACAGGTCACCGCTGCAAAACCAACATAGCGTCGAATACCGCTTACCGTGGATTTGGTGGCCCGCAGGGGATGATGACCATTGAGCATATCATGGATGAAATTGCCCGCTATCTGGGTAAAGATCCACTCGAAGTCCGTAAAGCGAATTACTACGGTGGTGAGGGGCGTAACGTCACTCATTACTACCAGACAGTTGAAGACAACTTCCTGCCAGAAATCACTGAGCAACTTGAACAAAGCAGTGACTATCACGCACGCCGTAAAGCCATCGCTGAGTTCAACAAGCAAAGCCCGATCCTTAAAAAAGGTCTGGCGCTCACACCAGTGAAATTTGGTATTTCTTTCACTGCGACTTTCCTGAATCAGGCTGGTGCGCTCATCCATATATACACCGATGGCAGTATTCATTTGAATCACGGTGGTACGGAAATGGGTCAGGGTCTGAACATCAAGGTGGCGCAAATCGTTGCTGAGGCCTTCCAAGTAGATGTTGAACGTATCCAAATCACCGCTACCAACACAGACAAAGTACCGAACACATCACCAACCGCGGCCTCATCGGGCGCCGACCTCAACGGTAAGGCCGCCCAGAACGCCGCACTGACCATCAAACAGCGTCTGATCGACTTCGCTGCCAGTCACTACAAAGTGTCAGCAGAAGAAGTGGTGTTCAAAAACGGTATGGTCATGATTCGTGATGAAATCCTGACTTTCGAAGCCTTTGTCCAGCTGGCCTATTTCAACCAAGTATCGCTATCGAGTACAGGTTTCTACCGCACACCAAAAATCTACTATGACCATGAAAAAGCGCGTGGCCGTCCGTTCTACTACTTCGCGTACGGCGCCTCTTGTTCAGAAGTCATTGTCGATACCCTGACAGGCGAATACAAAATTCTGCGCGCAGATATCCTGCACGATGTAGGGACTTCTCTTAACCCGGCCATTGATATAGGCCAGGTCGAGGGTGGCTTCTTGCAAGGTGTAGGCTGGCTGACCACAGAAGAACTGATATGGAACGAACAAGGTCGTCTGATGACCAACGGGCCCGCCAGCTACAAGATTCCGGCGATCGCCGATATGCCTATCGAGTTCCACACTCACCTTCTGGAAAATCGAGCCAACCCAGAAGATACCGTGTTTAACTCCAAGGCGGTCGGTGAGCCGCCATTCATGCTCGGTATGTCCGTGTGGAGTGCACTGAAAGATGCCATTGCCTCAGTGGCCGTTGAAGGTGCTATACCTAAATTAGATACACCAGCAACACCAGAGCGTGTGTTGATGGCAATTGCGAAAGTGAGCCAGCCACAAACGACGCCAGAGCAGGCAGAGAAAGCCTAA
- the xdhC gene encoding xanthine dehydrogenase accessory protein XdhC: protein MFKDNWIHELAQLEKNSEPCVMVTVLEDRGSVPRDAGTKMLVTRDRLIATIGGGHLEHIATKMAREMLLAGEGSLKVERFNLGARLGQCCGGMATLSFEPIGTAQKHLVVFGAGHVAKALLHIVSTLPFRVTWIDEREDVFPDELPRNVTKLVSDDPVAEVRDMSPNSYYLVMTHNHQLDFELAKAIIDRDDSAYFGMIGSLTKRKKFDMRLAQRGYNQPQINTMICPIGISMVNGKHPAEIAVSVAGELIAHYQGISLEEKRPTPHSKEQQLSDSSLEEKIA from the coding sequence ATGTTTAAGGACAATTGGATTCATGAACTGGCACAGCTAGAGAAAAACAGTGAACCTTGCGTGATGGTGACCGTATTGGAAGACCGTGGCTCAGTGCCAAGGGATGCGGGCACAAAAATGTTGGTCACTCGCGACCGTTTGATTGCCACCATTGGTGGCGGTCATCTGGAGCACATCGCCACCAAAATGGCGCGTGAAATGCTGCTCGCGGGTGAAGGTTCACTGAAAGTGGAGCGCTTTAATCTTGGGGCTCGCTTAGGTCAGTGTTGTGGCGGAATGGCAACACTGAGCTTCGAGCCAATTGGCACCGCGCAAAAACATCTCGTGGTATTCGGTGCTGGCCATGTTGCCAAAGCACTTTTACATATTGTCTCGACGCTCCCTTTCCGTGTCACTTGGATTGATGAGCGTGAAGACGTATTCCCTGATGAACTCCCTCGTAACGTCACCAAGCTGGTGAGCGATGATCCGGTCGCTGAAGTACGCGACATGTCACCGAATAGTTACTATCTGGTCATGACGCACAATCATCAGCTCGATTTTGAGTTGGCAAAAGCCATCATCGATCGAGACGACAGTGCGTATTTCGGCATGATAGGTTCACTAACCAAGCGCAAAAAATTCGACATGCGTTTGGCGCAGCGAGGCTACAACCAGCCACAAATAAATACGATGATTTGCCCAATTGGAATCAGCATGGTGAATGGAAAACATCCTGCTGAAATTGCGGTATCGGTTGCGGGTGAATTAATCGCACACTATCAGGGGATTTCGCTTGAAGAAAAACGCCCTACGCCACACAGTAAAGAACAACAACTGAGCGATTCATCATTGGAAGAGAAAATCGCCTAG
- the guaD gene encoding guanine deaminase — translation MTTQRKAYRASLLHSIADPKDVGLENSYQFFDDGLLVVEDGHVVDIGETEEVLKRQPKNLNITEYEDKLITSGFIDTHIHYPQTGMIASYGEQLLDWLENYTFPEEKRFKNPVYAHKVAKLFFNELASNGTTTALVFGTVHKESVDVFFEEAQRRNLRMIAGKVLMDRNAPDYLTDTPESGYEASKELIEKWHNKGRLLYAVTPRFAPTSTPEQLATVGKLLEEYPDVYMHTHLSENKKEIEWVLELFPERDSYLDVYDHYGLLHKRSVFAHGIHLSDCECQRLAETESAIAFCPTSNLFLGSGLFKLPKLEEHGVRVGMGTDVGAGTSFSILETMSEAYKIMQLQQEKLHPLKSLFLATLGGARSLHLEDNIGNLEVGKEADFVVLDLHATQLMRFRMEQAKTLEEKLFVLMSLGDDRTVSKTYIYGEKAYDAEGRIDAKKFAS, via the coding sequence ATGACAACTCAACGTAAAGCTTATCGTGCAAGCCTTCTGCACAGTATTGCTGACCCCAAAGACGTCGGACTGGAAAACTCGTATCAGTTTTTCGACGACGGTCTCCTCGTGGTAGAAGACGGCCACGTCGTCGATATCGGTGAGACAGAAGAGGTGCTTAAAAGGCAGCCAAAGAACCTCAATATCACCGAATATGAAGACAAGCTGATCACATCAGGTTTTATTGACACTCACATTCATTACCCGCAAACCGGCATGATCGCCTCTTACGGTGAGCAACTGCTTGACTGGTTAGAAAACTACACCTTCCCGGAAGAAAAGCGTTTCAAAAATCCGGTGTACGCGCATAAGGTCGCAAAACTTTTCTTCAATGAGCTGGCAAGCAACGGTACCACCACAGCATTGGTGTTTGGCACAGTACATAAGGAGTCGGTCGATGTGTTCTTTGAAGAGGCACAGCGCCGCAACTTGCGTATGATCGCAGGTAAAGTGCTAATGGATCGCAACGCACCAGACTACTTAACTGATACGCCAGAATCTGGCTACGAGGCATCTAAAGAGCTGATTGAAAAATGGCACAACAAAGGCCGACTGCTTTATGCGGTTACGCCTCGTTTCGCGCCAACCAGCACACCGGAACAGCTGGCGACTGTAGGTAAACTTCTGGAAGAATATCCAGATGTGTACATGCATACCCACCTTTCAGAAAACAAAAAAGAGATTGAATGGGTACTTGAGCTGTTCCCAGAGCGCGACTCTTATCTGGATGTCTACGACCATTACGGACTGCTGCATAAGCGCTCTGTGTTTGCTCACGGCATTCATCTCTCTGATTGTGAATGTCAGCGTTTGGCAGAAACGGAATCGGCAATTGCTTTCTGTCCAACATCGAATCTGTTCCTCGGTTCTGGTCTGTTCAAACTGCCTAAACTGGAAGAACATGGGGTTCGCGTCGGTATGGGCACCGATGTCGGCGCTGGTACCAGCTTCTCGATTCTTGAGACGATGAGTGAAGCGTATAAGATCATGCAGCTTCAACAGGAAAAACTGCACCCATTGAAATCCCTGTTCTTAGCAACACTGGGCGGGGCACGTTCACTCCACCTTGAAGACAACATTGGTAACCTTGAAGTGGGTAAAGAAGCGGACTTTGTCGTGCTGGATTTACATGCAACTCAACTGATGCGTTTCCGCATGGAGCAAGCCAAGACCTTGGAAGAGAAGCTGTTTGTGCTGATGAGCCTTGGCGATGACCGCACCGTTTCTAAGACGTACATCTATGGCGAGAAAGCCTATGACGCAGAAGGACGTATCGACGCAAAAAAGTTTGCTAGTTAA
- a CDS encoding class I SAM-dependent methyltransferase — MSEQAKYLGQNKIVLSKGDIIDKELFHLVSDIIERYIPNPNQAHFLDVGGGNGSYADKLIGRYPGCQVTIVDPDETALNENNPNSRKNLIQAHYQSFDCFFKYDLIQFNWVLNHFVAPSYSKTHDLQLKGLKDAYDMLAPEGIVVIFENLYEGTDHSNIPGKRIYQLTSSTMIKALVAKLGSNTAGIGVCFNSELFWREQLIKAGFNSVFSAHCYDFGNLNPIKKWLLGIENQRVGMIVGVKSD, encoded by the coding sequence ATGAGTGAACAAGCTAAGTATCTTGGCCAGAATAAGATTGTTTTATCCAAGGGAGACATTATCGACAAGGAGCTATTTCACCTTGTCTCAGATATTATTGAACGCTACATCCCAAATCCTAACCAAGCACATTTTCTCGATGTCGGTGGAGGCAACGGCAGCTACGCAGATAAACTCATCGGCCGATATCCCGGCTGCCAGGTCACTATCGTTGACCCTGACGAAACTGCATTGAACGAGAACAACCCTAATAGTCGCAAAAACCTGATCCAAGCCCATTACCAAAGCTTCGACTGCTTCTTCAAATACGACTTAATCCAGTTCAATTGGGTACTCAATCATTTTGTCGCGCCAAGCTACTCCAAGACGCATGACTTACAGTTAAAGGGGCTAAAAGATGCTTACGACATGCTAGCACCAGAAGGCATCGTGGTGATTTTTGAAAATCTGTATGAAGGCACGGACCACTCAAATATTCCAGGTAAAAGAATCTATCAGCTCACCTCCTCGACTATGATTAAAGCCCTAGTCGCCAAGTTAGGATCAAATACTGCCGGTATCGGGGTGTGTTTTAATTCAGAGCTTTTCTGGCGAGAGCAACTTATCAAGGCAGGCTTCAATAGCGTCTTCTCTGCCCACTGTTACGACTTTGGCAACTTAAATCCCATCAAAAAATGGCTGCTAGGTATCGAGAACCAAAGAGTGGGAATGATTGTGGGTGTAAAATCTGATTAG
- a CDS encoding response regulator, producing the protein MERFWDRGRYFVVTISALCALLLMVITYVFYSVTEIKNVSSEPYVTIINNNISAKTKLLFVKAEVLSFAALKDEKSLSKLRFKSRIYKSSILQDLLAERTNRVHEQFGNLNELQQVVVDIRSVFDSIDKLSLTNVEAIDLVVDRIDVTYSRLNIYLADFVTEVQRQQLEFLDFKESFYNKQYVYLGIILFCSMLMIGVISWMYLHQIRLGKDLEERTKVMEEAKRNAEQSSIAKARFLANMSHEMRTPLNAIIGLSQKEYYQASDEQTRHFLSMINSSGEHLLKLINNVLDLSKIEQGKSKLESDEFFVSELIDVSKTVFINFDKQQGVDVFFSVSLDRNYKIKSDKTKLVQIINNLGYNALKFTESGHVEIQISLSSESGIFNIVVRDTGIGMTQEQLDKVFQEFTQADDSITRKYGGTGLGLSICQSLVNLLGGAISAESSLGEGSEFSIEVPVSITGSVPLVDDKQATRAVRVVSDNHYAKELITEELNTLGLYDAHGTKVLCYLSSDDALENTLKQAHCRDDQPLIVYGNINTTLPPRENMTLLSKPYDLFSLLDCLKALANTGSQQECTVDGADVSGVSVMLVEDIRMNQIVAQKMLATLEAEVTTVNNGQECVDLLNHEHFDIIFMDIQMPVMDGLEALKQIKRDNLAPDTAIIALTANTFESDVQHYLEQGFDDVLPKPFKLEWLKGMLEKHA; encoded by the coding sequence ATGGAACGATTTTGGGACAGGGGACGTTACTTTGTTGTCACTATTTCGGCATTGTGCGCTCTGCTTCTAATGGTGATTACTTACGTTTTTTATTCTGTCACTGAAATCAAAAATGTCTCCTCTGAGCCTTATGTCACGATAATTAATAACAATATTTCAGCGAAAACAAAATTGCTGTTCGTCAAAGCTGAAGTACTTTCTTTCGCCGCCCTGAAAGATGAGAAGAGCCTGTCAAAACTTAGATTCAAGTCCAGAATTTATAAGTCGAGTATCTTGCAGGATCTCCTTGCAGAGAGAACTAATCGTGTACATGAACAATTTGGTAATCTAAATGAACTTCAGCAAGTTGTTGTGGATATTCGGTCTGTTTTCGACTCGATAGACAAGCTTAGTCTTACCAATGTGGAAGCCATCGATCTTGTGGTAGATCGCATCGACGTTACTTACTCGAGACTTAATATTTACCTAGCTGACTTTGTTACTGAGGTGCAACGCCAGCAGCTCGAATTTCTCGACTTCAAAGAATCTTTCTATAACAAGCAGTATGTCTATTTAGGCATCATTTTGTTCTGTTCCATGCTGATGATTGGTGTGATTTCATGGATGTATCTGCACCAGATTAGGCTAGGTAAAGATCTAGAGGAAAGAACCAAGGTGATGGAGGAGGCAAAGCGCAACGCTGAGCAAAGCTCCATTGCGAAAGCCCGATTTCTCGCCAACATGTCTCATGAAATGCGTACTCCTCTGAATGCCATTATTGGCTTGAGTCAGAAAGAGTATTACCAAGCGTCTGATGAGCAAACCAGACACTTCCTATCGATGATCAACAGCTCTGGGGAGCATTTGCTTAAGCTGATCAACAACGTGTTAGACCTCAGCAAGATTGAGCAAGGTAAATCCAAATTGGAGAGCGATGAGTTCTTTGTTAGTGAGCTGATTGATGTCTCTAAAACTGTGTTTATTAACTTCGATAAGCAGCAAGGGGTTGATGTCTTTTTTTCAGTCTCTTTGGATCGAAACTACAAGATAAAATCAGACAAAACCAAGCTTGTTCAGATAATCAATAACTTAGGTTACAACGCACTCAAATTTACAGAATCCGGTCACGTCGAGATCCAAATATCACTCAGCTCAGAGTCTGGGATTTTCAATATCGTAGTGAGGGATACAGGGATTGGTATGACTCAAGAGCAGCTTGATAAGGTGTTTCAGGAGTTTACCCAAGCAGACGACTCGATTACCCGAAAGTATGGAGGAACAGGGCTGGGGTTGTCGATATGTCAGTCTTTAGTAAATTTGTTGGGCGGCGCTATCAGTGCAGAAAGCTCGCTGGGTGAGGGGAGTGAATTCTCAATTGAAGTCCCCGTGAGTATTACTGGTTCGGTGCCTTTAGTCGATGACAAGCAGGCGACAAGAGCAGTGAGAGTGGTTTCAGACAACCACTATGCGAAGGAATTGATTACCGAAGAGCTCAATACGCTGGGTTTGTATGATGCGCATGGGACAAAAGTATTATGTTATCTGAGCAGTGACGATGCTTTGGAAAATACGCTCAAGCAAGCACACTGCCGTGACGACCAACCCCTGATTGTGTATGGCAATATCAATACGACACTGCCGCCGAGAGAAAACATGACATTATTGAGTAAACCGTACGATTTGTTTAGTTTGCTTGATTGTTTAAAAGCGCTGGCGAATACGGGCTCACAGCAAGAGTGCACCGTCGATGGGGCTGACGTTTCAGGCGTCTCCGTCATGTTGGTTGAAGACATTCGCATGAACCAAATCGTCGCTCAGAAAATGCTGGCAACCTTGGAGGCTGAGGTCACGACCGTGAATAACGGGCAGGAATGTGTCGACTTACTTAATCATGAGCATTTCGATATTATCTTTATGGATATCCAGATGCCAGTCATGGATGGGTTAGAAGCACTCAAACAGATAAAGCGTGACAACCTTGCGCCAGACACCGCTATCATCGCCCTGACCGCCAACACATTTGAGAGTGATGTACAGCACTACTTAGAGCAAGGCTTTGATGACGTGCTCCCTAAACCCTTTAAGTTGGAGTGGTTGAAAGGGATGCTAGAGAAACACGCATGA
- a CDS encoding urate hydroxylase PuuD: protein MDPHITEWLNLAIRWVHMIVGIAWIGASFYFVWLENNLNRVNPKTGLSGDLWAIHGGGIYHLEKYKLAPPEMPEHLHWFKWEAYFTWITGVLLLAVVYYLNAEIYLIAPGSGLSPTTAIAIGVGALVAGWFIYDLLCDSPLGKTPMLLGLVLFVLLVGATYGLAQVFSGRGAYIHVGAIIGTIMVGNVFRVIMPAQRNLVSAIEENREPDPALPAKGLLRSRHNNYLTLPVLFIMISNHFPSTYGSEYNWAILAGLAIFSILVRHYFNTRHGSQKFAWTIPVAALGMITLAFVTSPYANRPAAQAPVVQQQAAPVAEPATTEANETASASTTEQTIPAANGVSFAEVNKVIQERCSVCHSATPTHAAFAVAPGGVVLDTPEEILTNVPRIISQSVATKVMPLGNLTQMTDEERSLIGVWVEQGAVIQ, encoded by the coding sequence ATGGATCCACATATCACGGAGTGGTTGAATCTGGCGATTCGCTGGGTTCACATGATAGTCGGGATCGCCTGGATTGGCGCATCGTTTTACTTTGTTTGGTTGGAGAACAACCTAAACCGCGTTAACCCGAAAACTGGCCTGTCAGGCGACTTGTGGGCAATTCATGGCGGTGGTATCTACCACCTTGAAAAGTACAAGCTTGCGCCACCAGAAATGCCAGAGCACCTGCACTGGTTTAAATGGGAAGCATACTTCACTTGGATTACCGGTGTGTTGCTACTGGCGGTTGTTTATTACCTCAATGCAGAAATCTATCTGATTGCACCGGGCTCTGGCCTGTCACCTACTACTGCGATTGCGATTGGTGTGGGGGCGTTAGTCGCGGGCTGGTTCATTTACGATCTCTTGTGTGACTCGCCTTTAGGCAAAACCCCAATGTTGCTGGGACTGGTTCTGTTTGTGCTGCTTGTGGGTGCGACCTACGGATTGGCTCAGGTATTTAGTGGTCGCGGTGCTTACATTCACGTTGGTGCCATCATAGGTACTATCATGGTGGGCAACGTTTTCCGCGTTATCATGCCTGCGCAGCGCAATCTGGTGAGTGCGATTGAAGAAAACCGCGAACCGGATCCAGCACTGCCAGCGAAAGGCTTACTGCGTTCTCGCCACAATAACTATCTAACATTGCCTGTACTGTTCATCATGATCAGTAACCACTTCCCGAGCACTTATGGTTCGGAGTACAACTGGGCGATTCTAGCGGGTCTGGCGATCTTCAGTATCCTAGTGCGACACTACTTCAACACACGTCATGGCAGTCAGAAATTTGCCTGGACGATCCCTGTGGCGGCTTTGGGTATGATCACGTTGGCATTTGTGACTTCTCCTTATGCGAACCGACCAGCAGCGCAAGCACCGGTTGTACAACAGCAGGCTGCGCCTGTTGCTGAACCTGCAACAACAGAAGCAAATGAAACCGCATCGGCATCAACCACTGAGCAGACTATCCCCGCAGCAAATGGTGTTAGCTTTGCCGAAGTGAACAAGGTCATTCAGGAGCGCTGCTCTGTATGTCACTCTGCTACGCCAACGCATGCAGCATTTGCGGTTGCGCCTGGAGGTGTTGTATTAGATACCCCTGAAGAGATCTTAACTAATGTTCCACGCATCATTTCTCAGTCCGTTGCGACGAAAGTGATGCCGCTGGGCAACCTGACTCAGATGACCGATGAGGAACGATCCCTTATCGGCGTTTGGGTGGAACAAGGTGCAGTTATCCAGTAA
- a CDS encoding ureidoglycolate lyase, translating into MSNGTRRLKIEPLTKETFAEFGDVIEVENSDYFMINNGSTRRYHKLASTDVQDQGGEAIISIFQATPLSYPLTIKMLERHPLGSQAFVPLFGQPYLIVVAPKGDDPQLSQSRAFISNGRQGVNYHKGVWHHPVLALTERDQFLIVDRGGDGHNCDEVFFDTDLVSVHLEDIPANSITDEKQRMEQAL; encoded by the coding sequence ATGAGCAATGGAACTCGCCGATTAAAAATAGAGCCACTCACCAAAGAGACGTTTGCAGAATTTGGCGACGTTATTGAAGTCGAAAACAGCGACTACTTTATGATCAATAACGGCTCAACCCGTCGTTACCACAAGCTGGCGAGCACGGACGTACAAGATCAAGGTGGTGAAGCCATCATCAGTATCTTTCAGGCCACGCCGCTGAGCTACCCGTTAACGATTAAAATGCTGGAACGTCATCCGCTTGGCTCACAGGCCTTTGTTCCGTTGTTTGGGCAACCTTATTTAATTGTTGTTGCACCGAAAGGAGATGACCCGCAGTTGTCGCAAAGCCGTGCCTTTATCAGCAATGGCCGACAAGGTGTCAATTACCACAAAGGTGTTTGGCACCATCCGGTGTTGGCGCTGACCGAGCGTGATCAGTTTTTGATCGTTGATCGAGGTGGTGACGGGCATAACTGTGATGAAGTGTTTTTCGACACCGATTTGGTCTCTGTGCATCTGGAAGATATTCCAGCCAACAGCATCACGGATGAAAAGCAACGCATGGAACAAGCGTTGTAA
- the alc gene encoding allantoicase: MSLDFEQYINLADEKLGAQAIYATDDFFADKSRLLRRAAPEWKEGVYDDNGKWMDGWESRRKRGEGYDHCVIRLGLAGTIAGVDIDTSFFTGNFPPSASIDACYSPDGDPTDATEWQEILPSMSLQGDHHHLEQIESDEVFTHLRLNIYPDGGVARLRVYGRPSVDWDRIDAQQKVDLAAVENGGRALSCSDEHYGNKSNILGPGRGENMGDGWETARRRTPGNDWVIVALGHAGNIDRVVVDTAHFKGNFPDSCSIQAAYVKGGTDDQVATQSLFWRELLPAQKLQAHDIHEFVSEVNQLGAVTHVRLNIFPDGGISRLRLFGTKAE, encoded by the coding sequence ATGTCCTTAGATTTTGAACAATACATAAACCTCGCTGATGAAAAACTGGGCGCTCAAGCTATTTACGCGACCGACGATTTCTTTGCTGATAAAAGCCGCCTTTTACGCCGTGCAGCGCCAGAGTGGAAGGAAGGGGTTTATGATGACAATGGCAAATGGATGGATGGCTGGGAAAGTCGTCGTAAACGTGGCGAAGGCTACGACCACTGTGTGATTCGTCTAGGCTTAGCTGGCACGATTGCAGGCGTTGATATCGATACCTCTTTCTTTACGGGTAACTTCCCTCCATCGGCGTCTATTGATGCGTGTTACTCACCAGATGGCGACCCAACGGATGCCACTGAATGGCAAGAAATTCTGCCGTCAATGAGCTTGCAAGGCGATCATCATCACCTTGAGCAAATTGAAAGCGACGAAGTGTTCACTCACTTACGTCTTAACATCTATCCAGATGGCGGTGTTGCACGTCTTCGTGTTTACGGCCGACCAAGTGTGGATTGGGACCGTATTGATGCTCAGCAGAAAGTGGACTTAGCCGCTGTTGAAAATGGTGGTCGTGCGTTGTCATGCAGTGACGAGCACTACGGTAACAAATCTAACATTCTTGGCCCGGGCCGAGGCGAAAACATGGGTGATGGCTGGGAAACCGCACGTCGACGTACACCAGGGAATGACTGGGTGATCGTTGCGCTGGGCCATGCAGGCAACATTGACCGTGTTGTGGTCGATACTGCGCACTTTAAAGGCAACTTCCCAGACAGCTGCTCTATTCAGGCGGCCTACGTTAAAGGTGGCACGGATGATCAAGTGGCGACACAAAGCCTGTTCTGGCGTGAGCTTTTACCAGCACAGAAGCTCCAGGCACACGACATTCATGAGTTTGTCTCTGAAGTGAATCAACTGGGCGCTGTGACGCACGTTCGTCTGAATATCTTCCCGGATGGTGGTATCAGCCGTCTGCGTTTATTCGGGACTAAAGCGGAATAA
- the uraD gene encoding 2-oxo-4-hydroxy-4-carboxy-5-ureidoimidazoline decarboxylase encodes MTEFRTCKPSEMARAEFVSHFGDVYEHSPWVAESVFEQGLDTEDNKIENLHQRMAKTLLAAERAQQLDLIKAHPDLAGRAAVDGELTAASTAEQAGAGIDQCSADEFETFTTYNNRYKSRFNFPFIMAVKGANRYQILESFEMRLGNDSETEFATAIQEINKIALFRLRDM; translated from the coding sequence ATGACTGAATTTCGTACTTGCAAACCATCAGAGATGGCTCGCGCGGAATTTGTCTCTCATTTTGGTGATGTGTATGAGCATAGCCCATGGGTGGCTGAATCTGTGTTCGAGCAAGGGCTTGATACCGAAGACAACAAAATTGAAAACTTGCATCAGCGTATGGCTAAAACCTTGCTGGCTGCAGAGAGAGCCCAACAATTGGATCTGATTAAGGCTCACCCAGACTTAGCTGGACGTGCTGCCGTTGATGGGGAACTGACCGCCGCCTCCACCGCTGAACAAGCTGGGGCTGGCATCGACCAATGCTCCGCGGACGAGTTCGAGACATTTACCACTTATAACAACCGCTACAAAAGTCGCTTCAATTTTCCCTTCATTATGGCTGTGAAAGGGGCCAATCGTTACCAAATTCTTGAGTCGTTCGAGATGCGATTAGGAAATGATAGTGAAACTGAGTTTGCTACTGCGATTCAGGAAATCAACAAGATTGCGCTGTTTCGCCTGCGAGATATGTAA